Proteins co-encoded in one Pseudomonas fluorescens genomic window:
- a CDS encoding AzlD domain-containing protein: protein MPDQTFLILVVALMMAVTFLPRALPLQVNTEHWPPFVARALEYLPVAIVAAISLTPLLIKEQHIQLDRPEFYAAIPTLLCAYFSKNLFLSVAVGTAAYIALGSFM from the coding sequence ATGCCTGACCAAACGTTCCTGATCCTGGTGGTCGCGCTGATGATGGCCGTGACCTTCCTGCCACGGGCCTTGCCGCTGCAGGTCAACACCGAGCACTGGCCGCCCTTCGTCGCCCGGGCGCTGGAATACCTGCCGGTGGCGATCGTCGCTGCGATCAGCCTGACCCCCTTGTTGATCAAGGAACAGCACATACAGCTCGATCGCCCGGAATTCTATGCAGCGATTCCGACGCTGTTATGTGCGTATTTCAGCAAAAACCTCTTTCTCAGTGTGGCGGTTGGGACGGCTGCGTACATTGCGCTCGGCTCGTTCATGTAA